From the Musa acuminata AAA Group cultivar baxijiao chromosome BXJ1-2, Cavendish_Baxijiao_AAA, whole genome shotgun sequence genome, one window contains:
- the LOC103976323 gene encoding wall-associated receptor kinase 3-like isoform X1, translating into MRRLVTSGRWCSSEGREGMGLAEVLLLLFLTLGPMGSIGAENTSTDITFPLPSNCPKSCGNISFEYPFGISSGCFRAGFNLTCINQTTDPPSQSLLLGDGTIEVIDFDMDNGIVYVKTPIVTLDVHDEYINDTLIDLGNFPFSLNLEANFTDSFTISLAYNYIFVAGCSANADLVDLATNKTIHTCSTTCYANSSSPHEYWYSFDTGYCRFGMYYLNAENLTSLGIRLTRLNQTEHHLFNASIIKAFLYSSRNFTSENIEGILNGTRTQVSVTTLAYYITDHPTCKEAYKNMITYACRSKNSDCYDVFPEVAHINYTIGYICRCSLSYQGNPYIPNGCQDATSTPSLLNNCSTKCGDVNISFPFGLEKGCHRDQSFLLTCNRSTKPPTLLFQDYYIVMNMSLEEGKLEVKRIYDYEYFSFTDENQPFIGFEELIILNWIITDQSCKDAKVNTTTFACVDQNSSCNDKNISSNDQKISGYRCQCNAGYEGNPYLLNGCRDIDECSITQKYVCYGTCINTNGSFSCTCPPGSSGDPTQKACIPGKKHSLVMGVIIGVSNGVGLLLLSTSLIILWRKWKKRKQKRIRKKHFRQNHGLLLQQLISSREDVAERTKIFPLEEIEKATNNFDETRVLGRGGHGTVYKGILSDQRVVAIKKSKIVKKSEIDQFVNEVAILSQINHRNVVKLFGCCLETEVPLLIYEFISNGALSDHLHTSDGSSALSWEARLRIAAETAGALAYLHSAASISILHRDVKSSNILLDDHFTAKVSDFGASRFIPLDQTHIVTGIQGTFGYLDPEYYQTSQLTEKSDVYSFGVILLELLTGKKPIFSIEHENKQNLSMYFLQALQEKRYFDLVEDRVMKEGTKQELVEVIQLVATCLKFKGSERPTMKEVEYKLQSLRRIRKNGGRHIAEGNEETECLLSDSSYTFSDSVDQATEGTSRNYSLEKEFMWSHYNPR; encoded by the exons ATGCGAAG GTTGGTAACATCTGGACGTTGGTGTTCGAGCGAGGGAAGAGAAGGGATGGGGTTAGCAGAGGTGCTGCTCTTACTATTTCTGACATTGGGACCAATGGGTTCAATAGGAGCAGAAAATACATCAACAGACATAACTTTTCCCCTCCCTTCCAACTGCCCAAAAAGCTGTGGTAACATCAGCTTCGAGTACCCTTTCGGTATAAGCAGCGGCTGCTTTCGTGCAGGTTTTAACCTGACCTGCATAAACCAAACCACTGATCCTCCTTCTCAGAGCCTcttattgggcgatggtaccattgaGGTCATTGATTTTGATATGGACAATGGAATCGTGTACGTGAAAACTCCAATTGTCACCTTGGATGTCCACGATGAATATATCAACGACACATTGATTGATCTGGGGAATTTCCCCTTCTCTTTGAACTTGGAGGCAAACTTTACAGACAGTTTCACTATTTCATTGGCATATAACTATATTTTTGTCGCTGGTTGCAGCGCCAATGCTGATCTAGTTGATCTTGCTACCAATAAAACCATTCATACTTGCTCAACTACCTGTTATGCCAATAGTTCAAGTCCACATGAATACTGGTACTCATTTGATACAGGATACTGTCGTTTTGGTATGTATTATTTGAATGCTGAGAATTTGACTTCCTTGGGGATTCGGTTAACTCGTCTCAACCAGACCGAGCATCATTTGTTTAATGCCTCTATTATTAAGGCCTTCTTGTATAGCTCGAGAAATTTTACTAGCGAGAATATCGAAGGAATATTGAACGGGACGAGAACACAAGTGTCGGTTACCACCCTAGCATATTACATCACCGACCACCCAACATGTAAAGAGGCTTACAAGAATATGATCACTTATGCTTGCCGCAGCAAGAATAGTGATTGCTACGATGTCTTTCCTGAAGTTGCCCATATAAATTATACTATTGGATATATTTGTCGGTGTTCATTAAGTTATCAAGGTAATCCCTACATACCCAATGGCTGCCAAG ATGCAACTTCCACCCCATCTCTACTAAATAACTGTTCAACAAAATGCGGGGATGTTAATATCTCCTTTCCGTTTGGGCTGGAAAAGGGTTGCCATAGAGACCAATCATTTTTACTAACATGCAACAGGTCGACTAAGCCACCCACTCTCCTCTTCCAAGACTACTACATAGTGATGAATATGTCGTTGGAGGAAGGGAAACTGGAAGTCAAGAGAATATATGATTATGAGTACTTTTCCTTCACAGACGAAAATCAACCTTTCATCGGTTTTGAAGAGCTAATCATCTTGAATTGGATAATCACAGACCAGTCCTGCAAGGATGCTAAGGTGAACACGACCACATTCGCATGTGTCGACCAAAACAGCTCATGTAACGACAAGAACATTAGTAGCAATGACCAGAAAATCTCAGGATATCGTTGCCAATGTAACGCTGGTTACGAAGGAAATCCATATCTCCTGAATGGATGTAGAG ATATCGATGAGTGTAGCATTACCCAAAAATATGTTTGCTATGGAACTTGTATTAACACGAACGGCAGTTTTAGTTGCACGTGCCCACCTGGGTCGTCCGGTGATCCTACTCAAAAAGCCTGTATCCCTGGCAAAAAGCATTCTCTTGTAATGG GTGTCATCATCGGCGTAAGTAATGGCGTGGGCCTATTGCTGTTGAGTACGAGTTTGATCATCCTATGGAGgaaatggaagaaaagaaaacaaaagagaataAGAAAAAAACACTTCCGTCAGAATCATGGTTTACTGCTACAACAACTCATCTCTTCCCGTGAAGATGTTGCTGAGAGAACAAAGATATTTCCTCTGGAAGAGATAGAAAAGGCAACCAATAATTTTGATGAAACTCGAGTGCTCGGTCGTGGAGGACACGGAACAGTTTACAAAGGGATTCTGTCGGATCAACGCGTAGTCGCCATAAAGAAGTCAAAGATTGTGAAGAAGAGCGAGATAGATCAATTCGTCAATGAGGTTGCAATTCTTTCTCAAATTAATCACAGAAACGTGGTAAAGCTTTTTGGATGCTGCTTGGAGACCGAAGTGCCCTTATTGATCTATGAATTTATCTCAAACGGAGCTCTTTCGGACCATCTCCATACTTCAGATGGTAGTTCTGCATTGTCATGGGAAGCTCGTTTGAGGATCGCTGCAGAAACCGCAGGAGCACTTGCTTATTTGCACTCGGCTGCTTCAATATCTATTTTACACAGAGATGTTAAGTCATCGAATATTCTCTTGGATGATCACTTCACAGCAAAAGTATCAGATTTTGGAGCTTCAAGATTTATTCCACTTGATCAAACTCATATAGTCACCGGTATTCAAGGGACCTTTGGATACTTGGATCCAGAGTATTATCAAACAAGTCAATTGACAGAGAAGAGCGATGTTTATAGCTTTGGGGTCATTCTTCTGGAGCTTTTAACAGGAAAGAAACCTATTTTCTCCATCGAACATGAGAATAAACAGAACCTGTCAATGTATTTTCTCCAAGCACTACAAGAGAAGCGCTATTTTGATCTCGTGGAAGATCGTGTTATGAAAGAAGGGACTAAACAAGAACTTGTGGAAGTTATTCAACTAGTAGCAACATGCTTGAAATTTAAAGGAAGCGAAAGGCCTACGATGAAAGAAGTGGAGTATAAACTACAAAGCCTAAGAAGGATTCGAAAGAATGGAGGACGTCATATTGCAGAAGGTAATGAAGAAACTGAGTGCCTGCTGAGCGATTCATCTTATACTTTCTCTGATTCAGTTGACCAAGCAACCGAAGGGACATCCAGGAATTATAGCTTAGAAAAAGAATTCATGTGGTCACATTATAACCCACGGTGA
- the LOC103976323 gene encoding wall-associated receptor kinase 3-like isoform X2 yields the protein MGLAEVLLLLFLTLGPMGSIGAENTSTDITFPLPSNCPKSCGNISFEYPFGISSGCFRAGFNLTCINQTTDPPSQSLLLGDGTIEVIDFDMDNGIVYVKTPIVTLDVHDEYINDTLIDLGNFPFSLNLEANFTDSFTISLAYNYIFVAGCSANADLVDLATNKTIHTCSTTCYANSSSPHEYWYSFDTGYCRFGMYYLNAENLTSLGIRLTRLNQTEHHLFNASIIKAFLYSSRNFTSENIEGILNGTRTQVSVTTLAYYITDHPTCKEAYKNMITYACRSKNSDCYDVFPEVAHINYTIGYICRCSLSYQGNPYIPNGCQDATSTPSLLNNCSTKCGDVNISFPFGLEKGCHRDQSFLLTCNRSTKPPTLLFQDYYIVMNMSLEEGKLEVKRIYDYEYFSFTDENQPFIGFEELIILNWIITDQSCKDAKVNTTTFACVDQNSSCNDKNISSNDQKISGYRCQCNAGYEGNPYLLNGCRDIDECSITQKYVCYGTCINTNGSFSCTCPPGSSGDPTQKACIPGKKHSLVMGVIIGVSNGVGLLLLSTSLIILWRKWKKRKQKRIRKKHFRQNHGLLLQQLISSREDVAERTKIFPLEEIEKATNNFDETRVLGRGGHGTVYKGILSDQRVVAIKKSKIVKKSEIDQFVNEVAILSQINHRNVVKLFGCCLETEVPLLIYEFISNGALSDHLHTSDGSSALSWEARLRIAAETAGALAYLHSAASISILHRDVKSSNILLDDHFTAKVSDFGASRFIPLDQTHIVTGIQGTFGYLDPEYYQTSQLTEKSDVYSFGVILLELLTGKKPIFSIEHENKQNLSMYFLQALQEKRYFDLVEDRVMKEGTKQELVEVIQLVATCLKFKGSERPTMKEVEYKLQSLRRIRKNGGRHIAEGNEETECLLSDSSYTFSDSVDQATEGTSRNYSLEKEFMWSHYNPR from the exons ATGGGGTTAGCAGAGGTGCTGCTCTTACTATTTCTGACATTGGGACCAATGGGTTCAATAGGAGCAGAAAATACATCAACAGACATAACTTTTCCCCTCCCTTCCAACTGCCCAAAAAGCTGTGGTAACATCAGCTTCGAGTACCCTTTCGGTATAAGCAGCGGCTGCTTTCGTGCAGGTTTTAACCTGACCTGCATAAACCAAACCACTGATCCTCCTTCTCAGAGCCTcttattgggcgatggtaccattgaGGTCATTGATTTTGATATGGACAATGGAATCGTGTACGTGAAAACTCCAATTGTCACCTTGGATGTCCACGATGAATATATCAACGACACATTGATTGATCTGGGGAATTTCCCCTTCTCTTTGAACTTGGAGGCAAACTTTACAGACAGTTTCACTATTTCATTGGCATATAACTATATTTTTGTCGCTGGTTGCAGCGCCAATGCTGATCTAGTTGATCTTGCTACCAATAAAACCATTCATACTTGCTCAACTACCTGTTATGCCAATAGTTCAAGTCCACATGAATACTGGTACTCATTTGATACAGGATACTGTCGTTTTGGTATGTATTATTTGAATGCTGAGAATTTGACTTCCTTGGGGATTCGGTTAACTCGTCTCAACCAGACCGAGCATCATTTGTTTAATGCCTCTATTATTAAGGCCTTCTTGTATAGCTCGAGAAATTTTACTAGCGAGAATATCGAAGGAATATTGAACGGGACGAGAACACAAGTGTCGGTTACCACCCTAGCATATTACATCACCGACCACCCAACATGTAAAGAGGCTTACAAGAATATGATCACTTATGCTTGCCGCAGCAAGAATAGTGATTGCTACGATGTCTTTCCTGAAGTTGCCCATATAAATTATACTATTGGATATATTTGTCGGTGTTCATTAAGTTATCAAGGTAATCCCTACATACCCAATGGCTGCCAAG ATGCAACTTCCACCCCATCTCTACTAAATAACTGTTCAACAAAATGCGGGGATGTTAATATCTCCTTTCCGTTTGGGCTGGAAAAGGGTTGCCATAGAGACCAATCATTTTTACTAACATGCAACAGGTCGACTAAGCCACCCACTCTCCTCTTCCAAGACTACTACATAGTGATGAATATGTCGTTGGAGGAAGGGAAACTGGAAGTCAAGAGAATATATGATTATGAGTACTTTTCCTTCACAGACGAAAATCAACCTTTCATCGGTTTTGAAGAGCTAATCATCTTGAATTGGATAATCACAGACCAGTCCTGCAAGGATGCTAAGGTGAACACGACCACATTCGCATGTGTCGACCAAAACAGCTCATGTAACGACAAGAACATTAGTAGCAATGACCAGAAAATCTCAGGATATCGTTGCCAATGTAACGCTGGTTACGAAGGAAATCCATATCTCCTGAATGGATGTAGAG ATATCGATGAGTGTAGCATTACCCAAAAATATGTTTGCTATGGAACTTGTATTAACACGAACGGCAGTTTTAGTTGCACGTGCCCACCTGGGTCGTCCGGTGATCCTACTCAAAAAGCCTGTATCCCTGGCAAAAAGCATTCTCTTGTAATGG GTGTCATCATCGGCGTAAGTAATGGCGTGGGCCTATTGCTGTTGAGTACGAGTTTGATCATCCTATGGAGgaaatggaagaaaagaaaacaaaagagaataAGAAAAAAACACTTCCGTCAGAATCATGGTTTACTGCTACAACAACTCATCTCTTCCCGTGAAGATGTTGCTGAGAGAACAAAGATATTTCCTCTGGAAGAGATAGAAAAGGCAACCAATAATTTTGATGAAACTCGAGTGCTCGGTCGTGGAGGACACGGAACAGTTTACAAAGGGATTCTGTCGGATCAACGCGTAGTCGCCATAAAGAAGTCAAAGATTGTGAAGAAGAGCGAGATAGATCAATTCGTCAATGAGGTTGCAATTCTTTCTCAAATTAATCACAGAAACGTGGTAAAGCTTTTTGGATGCTGCTTGGAGACCGAAGTGCCCTTATTGATCTATGAATTTATCTCAAACGGAGCTCTTTCGGACCATCTCCATACTTCAGATGGTAGTTCTGCATTGTCATGGGAAGCTCGTTTGAGGATCGCTGCAGAAACCGCAGGAGCACTTGCTTATTTGCACTCGGCTGCTTCAATATCTATTTTACACAGAGATGTTAAGTCATCGAATATTCTCTTGGATGATCACTTCACAGCAAAAGTATCAGATTTTGGAGCTTCAAGATTTATTCCACTTGATCAAACTCATATAGTCACCGGTATTCAAGGGACCTTTGGATACTTGGATCCAGAGTATTATCAAACAAGTCAATTGACAGAGAAGAGCGATGTTTATAGCTTTGGGGTCATTCTTCTGGAGCTTTTAACAGGAAAGAAACCTATTTTCTCCATCGAACATGAGAATAAACAGAACCTGTCAATGTATTTTCTCCAAGCACTACAAGAGAAGCGCTATTTTGATCTCGTGGAAGATCGTGTTATGAAAGAAGGGACTAAACAAGAACTTGTGGAAGTTATTCAACTAGTAGCAACATGCTTGAAATTTAAAGGAAGCGAAAGGCCTACGATGAAAGAAGTGGAGTATAAACTACAAAGCCTAAGAAGGATTCGAAAGAATGGAGGACGTCATATTGCAGAAGGTAATGAAGAAACTGAGTGCCTGCTGAGCGATTCATCTTATACTTTCTCTGATTCAGTTGACCAAGCAACCGAAGGGACATCCAGGAATTATAGCTTAGAAAAAGAATTCATGTGGTCACATTATAACCCACGGTGA